A genomic region of Brienomyrus brachyistius isolate T26 chromosome 6, BBRACH_0.4, whole genome shotgun sequence contains the following coding sequences:
- the LOC125744855 gene encoding amphoterin-induced protein 3-like, translating into MICTHGMLLSSLLLQLAVGGCPTGCLCASDILTCVSQGLERLPSQMSASTATLDLSHNRLVRLEEGSLEGLSRLNTLRLAHNRLSGLLPGTFRNSSRGLRHLDLSSNLLRVVEHHYFQNLQALEELLLFNNRIVRVESRALVGLKHLRKVYLSHNRLTDFPFFSIKGHSHPFLHTLDLSSNRLPKLPLEDILALPVSMQSGLFLHNNTLTCDCNMYGLFRSWERRGFGCVTDFQEQHTCLVYGEIRASVRFFRHSRFFENCTLPAQSLLGDPETSLLAFAGDSVLLDCRTSLKGKHMSYLWVSPSQEYIAPPGNNQSLGMFPNGSLWILAAKTEDSGVYLCMVVDQLQMRNETLEVNVTVILRRSQAEPFNTGFTTLLGCAVSLVLVFIYLYLTPCRCWCCMHPLPPPRLSTICKHTTQSAPHNTPPGGVERASRKPASNKHVVFLEPTKEAQNGQDRTSVAPQSNSIASVFSSSVPTP; encoded by the coding sequence ATGATCTGCACTCATGGTATGCTGCTAAGCTCACTCCTGCTCCAGCTAGCAGTGGGTGGCTGTCCCACAGGTTGCCTCTGTGCCTCGGATATCCTCACTTGTGTCTCACAAGGCCTGGAGCGACTTCCATCACAAATGTCCGCGTCTACTGCAACTTTGGATCTTAGCCACAACCGGCTGGTGCGACTCGAGGAAGGTAGCCTTGAGGGGCTGTCTCGCCTGAACACATTGCGCCTGGCCCACAATCGACTGTCTGGGCTACTTCCTGGAACCTTCCGGAACAGCAGTCGCGGCCTGCGCCATCTGGACCTATCCTCCAACTTGCTGCGCGTGGTGGAACATCACTATTTTCAAAATCTACAGGCCCTTGAAGAGCTGCTGCTGTTCAACAACCGTATTGTCAGGGTGGAGAGCAGGGCCTTGGTTGGCCTCAAGCACTTGCGCAAGGTCTACCTGAGCCACAACCGCCTCACTGACTTCCCCTTCTTCTCGATCAAGGGGCACAGCCACCCTTTCCTTCATACACTGGATCTTTCCTCTAACCGGTTGCCCAAGCTGCCCCTGGAAGATATCTTGGCGCTCCCAGTTTCCATGCAAAGTGGCCTTTTCCTCCATAACAACACTCTGACTTGTGACTGCAACATGTACGGGCTGTTCCGCAGCTGGGAGAGGCGAGGATTCGGCTGTGTGACGGACTTCCAGGAGCAGCACACCTGCCTGGTGTACGGAGAGATCCGAGCTTCCGTACGCTTCTTCCGACATTCCCGCTTCTTTGAGAACTGCACTCTGCCAGCACAGAGTCTGCTAGGGGATCCAGAGACCAGCCTGCTGGCCTTTGCAGGGGACTCAGTGCTTTTGGACTGCCGGACCTCCTTGAAAGGGAAACACATGTCCTACCTGTGGGTTTCCCCGAGCCAGGAGTACATAGCTCCTCCAGGAAACAACCAGTCCCTGGGAATGTTTCCCAATGGCAGCCTGTGGATCCTGGCTGCCAAGACCGAGGATTCGGGGGTGTACCTGTGCATGGTCGTGGATCAGCTGCAGATGCGCAATGAGACTCTGGAGGTGAACGTGACGGTGATTTTGAGGAGGAGTCAAGCTGAACCCTTCAACACAGGCTTCACAACCCTACTGGGCTGTGCGGTCAGCCTAGTGCTGGTGTTCATATACCTGTACCTGACACCCTGTCGCTGTTGGTGCTGCATGcaccccctgccacccccccgGCTCAGCACGATCTGCAAACACACCACACAGTCAGCGCCACACAACACACCACCAGGGGGTGTTGAGAGAGCCAGTCGCAAGCCTGCCAGCAATAAGCACGTGGTCTTCTTGGAGCCCACCAAGGAGGCACAGAATGGGCAAGACCGGACATCCGTGGCACCTCAGTCTAACTCCATTGCTTCTGTCTTCTCAAGCAGTGTGCCCACACCATAG